The Verrucomicrobiia bacterium genomic sequence GTTTGCGGGACGTTCTACTATCTGTGCAGCGTGATCGACGGCGCCAGCCGCTACATCGTGCATTGGGAAATCCGGGAGGCAATGAAGGAAAGCGACGTGGAAATGATCCTGCAAAAAGCCTTGGAAGAGTTTCCCGGGGCGCGGCCGAGGATCATCAGCGACAATGGTCCGCAGTTCGTGGCCAAGGACTTCAAGGAGTTCATCCGATTGGCGCAGTTGACGCATGTGCGGACCTCACCGCATTACCCGCAAAGCAACGGAAAGAAGGAACGCTGGTATCAGACGCTGAAGCGGGAGGCGATCCGGCCTAAAACGCCGCTGGACCTTGAGCAGGCGCGCCAGGTGGTGGCCGAGTTTGTGCAACACTACAATCAGGTGCGGCTGCACAGCGCCATCGGCTACATCGCGCCCAAGGACAAACTTGAGGGACGTCAGGAACAAATCTGGCGTGACAGAGACGCCAAGCTGGAAGCCGCCCGTGAGCG encodes the following:
- a CDS encoding IS3 family transposase, yielding MNKWSEKTETPVTRMVKTAGVAVSKFYQWKDRYGKANEHNAQVPRDHWLEASEKEAILKFHAEYPLEGYRRLCFMMLDRDIVAVSPSSVYRVLHQAGLIQRHARPTRKGRGFEQPLQAHEHWHVDVSHLNVCGTFYYLCSVIDGASRYIVHWEIREAMKESDVEMILQKALEEFPGARPRIISDNGPQFVAKDFKEFIRLAQLTHVRTSPHYPQSNGKKERWYQTLKREAIRPKTPLDLEQARQVVAEFVQHYNQVRLHSAIGYIAPKDKLEGRQEQIWRDRDAKLEAARERRRQKRQEQIALSA